The following coding sequences are from one Candidatus Cloacimonadota bacterium window:
- the plsY gene encoding glycerol-3-phosphate 1-O-acyltransferase PlsY, with product MTSIVAWTLICLLAYLIGSIPFGWLAGKLLHKKDIRAGGSGNIGATNALRQYGVKTGVLVLLLDLLKGFAVAWLLLNVVPGLLGNFVPALPTERNVFLLPALAVILGHMFPVWLNFKGGKGVATAAGVYLALAPVPLLAALLVFLLVTALSRYVSLGSILAAAFLFAAELLWNIFVLREPEFPWLTLIVALLVIYKHSPNILRLLEGRENRLSFGNRSKA from the coding sequence GTGACGTCGATCGTGGCGTGGACGCTGATTTGCCTGCTGGCCTATCTGATCGGCAGCATCCCCTTTGGCTGGCTGGCCGGAAAGCTGTTGCACAAAAAAGACATCCGCGCCGGCGGCAGCGGCAATATCGGCGCCACCAACGCCCTGCGCCAATATGGTGTGAAGACCGGTGTGCTGGTGCTGCTGCTGGACCTGCTGAAGGGTTTTGCCGTGGCCTGGCTGCTTCTGAACGTTGTCCCCGGCCTGCTGGGCAATTTTGTGCCCGCGCTGCCCACCGAACGCAATGTGTTTCTGCTGCCTGCTTTGGCGGTGATCCTGGGACACATGTTCCCCGTGTGGCTGAATTTCAAAGGCGGCAAGGGCGTTGCCACCGCCGCGGGAGTCTATCTGGCGCTGGCACCGGTGCCGCTGTTGGCGGCACTGCTGGTTTTTCTGCTGGTCACGGCGCTCAGCCGCTATGTGTCGTTGGGCTCGATCCTGGCCGCGGCCTTTCTGTTTGCGGCAGAGCTTTTGTGGAACATCTTTGTGCTCCGCGAACCGGAATTTCCCTGGCTGACGCTGATCGTGGCCTTGCTGGTGATCTACAAACACAGCCCGAACATCCTGCGCCTGCTGGAAGGCAGGGAAAACAGGCTGAGTTTCGGCAATAGGAGCAAAGCCTGA
- the purF gene encoding amidophosphoribosyltransferase, with protein sequence MCGIMGVFGSPEAASLAALGMFAEQHRGQESCGMAVCDGKVLRLHKSMGLVKEVFTPEVLQTLPGNIAIGHVRYPTKGSATAFNSQPHLVETLFGPSYALASNGDLVNYASVRAGLEAENVYFKSDNDGELLVKFIAWRIAQGDDPADAIRALMRGIRGAYSCVFVTRSELYLFRDPLSMRPMVWGKTAEGAVVVASESCALDTLRVSERREVPPAGIIRVSQAGITILENDPNLYRTRRHNSYCVFEHIYFSRPDSFHFGENVFAVREKIGALLAKEDAGLEADCVVPVPDSSNFMAVGYAAASGIPLSLGLIRNHYIGRTFIKPEQTIRDESVRQKFNPLSNFFDGKKVVLVDDSIVRGTTIRKIVRMIKDAGAKEIHLRIGSPQVKFSCYFGIDTPHPEELAANRYSLDEIRERTGVDSLKHLSLASLAMCLNKPEEYCYACFDGHYPLEKE encoded by the coding sequence ATGTGCGGGATCATGGGAGTTTTCGGCAGCCCGGAAGCCGCCAGCCTGGCCGCTTTGGGGATGTTCGCCGAGCAGCACCGAGGCCAGGAAAGCTGCGGCATGGCGGTTTGCGACGGCAAGGTTTTGCGGCTGCACAAGAGCATGGGACTGGTGAAGGAAGTGTTCACCCCTGAAGTGCTTCAAACCCTGCCGGGAAACATCGCCATCGGCCATGTGCGCTATCCCACCAAGGGTTCCGCCACCGCCTTCAATTCCCAGCCCCATCTGGTGGAGACGCTGTTCGGCCCTTCCTACGCGCTGGCCAGCAACGGCGACCTGGTGAACTACGCCTCCGTCCGGGCCGGTCTGGAAGCTGAAAACGTTTATTTCAAGAGCGACAACGACGGCGAGCTGCTGGTTAAATTCATCGCCTGGCGGATCGCCCAGGGCGACGATCCGGCCGATGCCATCCGGGCCCTGATGCGCGGGATCAGGGGAGCTTATTCGTGCGTATTCGTCACCAGGAGTGAACTTTACCTCTTCCGCGATCCGCTCTCCATGCGTCCCATGGTTTGGGGCAAAACCGCGGAGGGAGCTGTGGTGGTGGCCTCCGAAAGCTGCGCGCTGGACACTTTGCGGGTGAGCGAACGCCGGGAAGTGCCGCCCGCCGGGATCATCCGCGTAAGCCAGGCCGGGATCACGATCCTGGAAAATGACCCCAACCTCTACCGGACCCGGCGCCACAACAGCTACTGCGTTTTCGAACACATCTATTTTTCCCGGCCGGACAGCTTTCACTTCGGCGAAAACGTCTTTGCCGTGCGCGAAAAGATCGGCGCCCTGCTGGCCAAGGAAGACGCAGGCCTTGAAGCGGATTGCGTGGTGCCAGTGCCGGACTCCTCGAATTTCATGGCCGTGGGCTACGCCGCCGCCAGCGGGATACCGCTGTCGCTGGGCCTGATCCGTAACCACTACATCGGCCGCACCTTCATCAAACCGGAACAGACCATCCGCGACGAGAGCGTGCGCCAGAAATTCAACCCCCTGTCCAACTTCTTCGATGGCAAAAAGGTGGTACTGGTGGACGATTCGATCGTGCGCGGGACAACCATCCGCAAGATCGTGCGGATGATCAAGGACGCCGGGGCGAAAGAGATCCATCTGCGCATCGGCTCACCCCAAGTGAAGTTTTCCTGCTATTTCGGGATCGACACACCTCATCCCGAGGAACTGGCCGCCAACCGCTATTCCCTGGACGAGATCCGCGAACGGACCGGGGTGGACAGCCTGAAACACCTGTCTTTGGCCAGCCTGGCCATGTGTTTGAACAAACCTGAAGAATACTGCTACGCCTGCTTTGACGGGCATTATCCCCTGGAGAAGGAATGA
- the rfaE1 gene encoding D-glycero-beta-D-manno-heptose-7-phosphate kinase has translation MIGELLEKFGGQRVLVLGDVMLDQYVWGRVDRISPEAPVPVLEAQSEELRLGGAANVALNIRSLGGIPLLVGVTGADNAAAELKRLLEARGISADGLLSDPERSTTRKMRIGAANQQIVRIDYENEDEVGNALREKVLAKVKALLEDCRALIIEDYDKGLLTGELISQVLRLALDQGVPVSVDPKLKHFQAYAGVDIFKPNYKELQAVSGTVFSSDEEFFQAARNLRREMRIRHLIVTRSSLGMYIFSGDDAPRRIPTFAREVFDPSGAGDTVISALTLAWISGADIDLAAELANHAAGVVCGIKGTASVTPAQVLQSYHEQR, from the coding sequence ATGATCGGCGAACTGCTTGAAAAGTTTGGCGGACAGCGCGTGCTGGTGTTGGGTGACGTGATGCTGGACCAGTATGTGTGGGGACGGGTGGACCGCATCTCGCCGGAAGCGCCGGTTCCCGTTCTGGAAGCGCAAAGCGAGGAGCTGCGTCTGGGCGGCGCGGCCAATGTGGCCCTGAACATCCGTTCCCTGGGCGGGATCCCCCTGCTGGTGGGAGTTACGGGCGCGGACAATGCCGCCGCGGAACTCAAACGGCTGCTGGAGGCCAGAGGCATCTCAGCCGACGGACTGCTGAGCGACCCGGAGCGCTCCACCACTCGCAAAATGCGGATCGGGGCAGCCAATCAGCAGATCGTGCGGATCGATTATGAAAACGAGGACGAGGTGGGCAACGCGCTGCGGGAAAAGGTTTTGGCCAAGGTAAAAGCGCTTCTGGAGGATTGCCGGGCGCTGATCATCGAGGATTACGACAAGGGCCTGCTGACCGGCGAACTGATCAGCCAGGTCTTACGGCTGGCCCTCGATCAGGGTGTTCCCGTGTCCGTGGACCCCAAACTGAAGCATTTTCAGGCCTACGCCGGAGTGGACATTTTCAAGCCCAACTACAAAGAACTTCAGGCGGTGAGCGGCACGGTCTTCAGCTCCGACGAGGAATTTTTCCAGGCCGCCCGGAACCTGCGGCGGGAGATGCGGATCAGACATCTGATCGTAACCCGGAGCAGCCTGGGAATGTACATCTTCAGCGGCGATGACGCCCCGCGGCGCATCCCCACTTTCGCCAGAGAGGTTTTTGACCCCTCCGGCGCCGGCGACACCGTGATCTCCGCCCTCACGCTGGCTTGGATCAGCGGAGCGGACATCGATCTGGCCGCCGAACTGGCCAACCACGCCGCCGGTGTTGTCTGCGGCATCAAAGGAACGGCTAGCGTAACGCCGGCTCAGGTTTTGCAAAGCTACCATGAGCAAAGATAA
- the rfaE2 gene encoding D-glycero-beta-D-manno-heptose 1-phosphate adenylyltransferase translates to MSKDKIKSWEEAAFLAGELKAQQARIVFTNGCFDLLHVGHAQYLEQAKALGDILIVGLNSDASVSRLKGEGRPVIAEADRALLLAALESVDMVVIFSQPTPLDLIELLRPDVLVKGGDWKPEAIVGADIVLAGGGEVQSLPFKEGFSTSMLIRRIGELPRERKL, encoded by the coding sequence ATGAGCAAAGATAAGATCAAAAGTTGGGAGGAGGCAGCCTTCCTGGCCGGCGAGCTGAAAGCGCAGCAAGCCCGGATCGTTTTCACCAATGGCTGTTTCGATCTTCTCCACGTGGGCCACGCCCAGTATCTGGAACAGGCCAAAGCCCTGGGAGACATCCTGATCGTTGGCCTGAACAGCGATGCCAGCGTGAGCCGCCTGAAAGGCGAGGGACGCCCGGTGATCGCTGAAGCCGACCGGGCCCTGCTGCTGGCGGCCCTCGAAAGCGTGGACATGGTGGTGATCTTCAGCCAGCCCACGCCCCTGGATCTGATCGAGCTGCTCAGACCGGACGTTTTGGTGAAGGGCGGCGACTGGAAACCTGAAGCCATTGTGGGCGCGGACATCGTTTTGGCCGGAGGCGGCGAAGTGCAAAGCCTGCCTTTCAAGGAAGGATTTTCCACCAGCATGCTGATCCGGCGGATCGGGGAACTGCCCCGGGAGCGGAAATTATGA
- a CDS encoding SoxR reducing system RseC family protein has protein sequence MSEETKTAQEDVGTVVTVNGTSVKVELVRGASCKSCSMRGMCFGRNTPAVFDLESDLDLSPGDRVQLEISPSTRVLTSLMVFGLPLLSLFAGYLIGSRWLAELPAIGIAFGATALSFLLMKQIDKKYGNRLQVRIGRKL, from the coding sequence ATGAGCGAAGAAACGAAGACAGCCCAGGAAGACGTGGGCACCGTCGTAACGGTGAACGGAACCAGCGTGAAAGTGGAATTGGTTCGCGGCGCCAGCTGCAAATCCTGCTCCATGCGGGGTATGTGCTTCGGGCGCAACACCCCGGCGGTTTTCGACCTGGAAAGCGACTTGGACCTGAGTCCCGGCGACAGGGTGCAGTTGGAAATATCTCCCTCAACCCGGGTGCTGACGTCATTAATGGTGTTTGGGCTGCCTTTGCTCAGCCTCTTCGCCGGATATCTGATCGGGAGCCGCTGGCTGGCGGAGCTTCCCGCCATCGGAATTGCTTTTGGCGCCACGGCGCTTAGTTTTTTACTAATGAAACAGATAGACAAGAAATATGGCAACCGGCTGCAGGTGCGGATCGGGAGAAAGCTATGA
- the folB gene encoding dihydroneopterin aldolase — MIIRLNEMVFYGYHGVHDEERKLGQRFIVSLEMQTRPETDAAIRQLEDTVDYTKVYAQIREIMESHQFQLLEACANMLADKLLADFPLIWQLTLRIQKPSVPIRGILRSVEVELTRSRS, encoded by the coding sequence ATGATCATCAGACTGAACGAGATGGTTTTTTATGGCTATCACGGCGTTCACGACGAGGAACGCAAACTGGGACAGCGCTTCATAGTGAGCCTGGAAATGCAGACCCGTCCGGAAACCGACGCCGCCATCAGGCAGTTGGAAGACACGGTGGACTACACCAAGGTCTATGCCCAGATCCGTGAGATCATGGAATCTCACCAATTCCAGTTGTTGGAAGCCTGCGCCAACATGCTGGCAGACAAGCTGCTGGCGGATTTTCCGCTGATCTGGCAGCTAACCCTGCGCATCCAGAAACCCTCTGTACCGATCCGGGGGATCTTGCGCAGCGTGGAAGTTGAACTAACAAGGAGTCGCTCATGA